The Paenibacillus sp. FSL W8-0426 region TAATGCACACACCCAAAAAATCCGTCAGGAGTGAAACCATGAAAATCAGCATAATGAAAAGCTATTTGAACGAGTCCATACAGCATGTATCCAAAGCGATCTCCAGCCGTACAACGATTCCGATCCTGAGCGGGATCAAATTCGACGTAAATCATCAAGGCGTCACGTTGACGGCAAGCGACACTGATATTTCGATCCAATCCTTCATCCCTCTTGAGGATGGAGATCGCAGCGTAGTTCAAGTCGAGCAGCAAGGAAGCGTCGTGCTGCCTGCCAAGTTTTTTGTCGAGATCATCAAAAAGCTGCCTTCGCAGGAAGTTCACATGGAGGTCAAGGAAAACTTCAATACGTTTATTTCAGCCGGAGCTACCGAAATCCAACTGGTCGGTCTTGATCCGGAAGAATTCCCTGTATTGCCAAGCATCGAGGAGAATCAAACCGTATCGATTCCCGGCGATTTGTTGAAAAACATGATCAAGCAAACGGTATTCTCCATTTCCACTCATGAAACCACGCCTATTCTTACAGGGGTGCTTTGGAGCCTGGCGGATAACGAGTTGAAATTTGTGGCAACCGACCGCCACCGTCTTGCCACCAGATCGGCAATGTTGGATAATGCAGAAGGCGTTCGTTTCAGCAATGTCGTTATTTCGGGAAAAACGCTGAACGAGCTGAGCAAAATCGTGCCGGACCAAAACACGCTTGTGGATATCGTTGTCGCTGATAACCAGGTCCTGTTCAAAATCGACCGGGTGTTGTTCTATTCCCGCATTCTGGACGGAACATATCCCGATACTTCTAGAATTATTCCGACTTCGTACAAAACAGAACTTGTTCTCGATACAAAAAAATTGAGCGAGTCGATCGACCGCGCATATTTGCTGTCCCGCGAGGAGAAAACGAATATTGTGCGCATGCAGACGATGGAGAACGGATCGATCGAGATTTCTTCCAGTTCTTCCGAGCTGGGGAAAGTAAGGGAAGAGATCGAGCCAGCCGAATTCACCGGCGATCCGCTCAAAATTTCGTTCAACTCCAAATATATGCTCGACGTACTGAAGGTTGTGGAAAGCGAGCAGCTGATGATAGCTTTTACCGGCGTCATGAGCCCGATTATCCTCAAACCGATGGATGACAGCCATAGCTTGTATGTCATTCTGCCTTACCGTACGACGAACTAACGAAAGGAAGATTCCTTTGAAACGAGTGACCATTCGTACAGACCGTACGGAATATATCAAGCTTGACCAGTTTCTGAAACTCGCTGACTGCGTCCCGACCGGAGGTATGGCCAAAGCGTTGCTTCAGGAAGGGCTTGTGCGTGTGAACAATGAGCCGGAGGAGCGCCGGGGACGGAAATTATACCCTGGGGATATCGTTGAGGTGGACGGAGAAGGCACTTTCGAGGTTGCCGCGGAATAAAACGATGTGCTCCTGATGCCTCCTGATGAACGGAATCACAAGGGAGGGTAACGCGTGTTTGTCAAAAGCATAGATCTGCAGCAGTTCCGCAATTACGAGCATCTGAGACTGGATTCGTTCGGTCCGGTGAACCTGCTGATCGGGCAAAATGCCCAAGGCAAGACGAATATGGCCGAGGCTATATTTGTCTTGGCCCTTACCAAAAGCCATCGCACGTCCCGAGATAAGGAGCTGATCCGTTTCGGTGAAGAACGTGCTCGCTTGTTTGCTGAGGTTGACAAAAAGTATGGCGCGGTCCAACTGGAACTGTCGCTGTCCCAACAAGGCAAGAAGGCGAAGATCAACGGCCTGGAGCAGCGCAAGCTTAGCGATTTTATCGGGGCGCTCAATGTGGTGATGTTTGCTCCCGAGGATCTGGAGATCGTCAAAGGAACACCGGGGGTTCGCCGCCGGTTTCTTGACATGGAGATCGGACAAGTGGCGCCGGGTTACCTCTATCATCTGCAGCAGTACCAGAAGGTGCTCGTGCAGCGGAACAATCTGCTTAAACAGCTGTGGGGCCAAGGCGCTTCCGCCCAGACGATGCTGGACATCTGGAACGAGCAGTTGGCCGAGCACGGTGTTAAAATCGTCAAAAAAAGGAAACAATTCATAAAGAAACTGCAAAAGTGGGCCGAAACGATTCATCAGGGCATCACCGGCGGCGGAGAAGTGTTAAAACTGGCATATGTGCCATCATTCGGCGAAGCCGCCGAGGAAGATGAAGCTGTTTTAATGGACCAATTTATGATAAAATTATCACAAATGAAAGAGCAGGAGATTCGCCGGGGGACTACGCTGAGTGGCCCGCATCGGGATGACCTGTCCTTTTTCATTAACGATCGGGAAGTGCAAACATATGGTTCGCAGGGACAACAGCGCACAACCGCATTGTCCCTTAAACTTGCAGAAATCGAACTGATCCATGAAGAAATCGGAGAGTACCCCGTCCTGCTGTTGGACGACGTGCTGTCCGAACTGGATCCTTTTCGCCAGACGCAGTTGATCGAGACGTTCCAGAGCAAGGTGCAGACCTTTATTACGGCTACTGGAGTCGAGAGCCTGAACGTTGACAAGCTCAAGGATGCCAGTATTTATCACGTTCATGCCGGACAGGTTGAACGCTAGGGAGTGAGGGTGCCATGTACATTCATCTGGGCGGCGAGAAAATTATCCGTTCTTCCGAACTGGTTGCTATTTTTGATATATCGATTGAAAAATCCTCAAAGATTTCCAAGCAATATGTTACGCATGCAGAGCAGGAAAAAACGGTGGAACACATCGGCGAAGAGGAAGCCAAGTCCATCGTGGTAACCAAAAACATTGTGTACTACTCGCCGATTTCATCTGCTACGCTCAAGAAGCGGGCGCACATCTTTCCGGACCTATGACATGTGCAAGCAACACGAGCGTTGCCTCCCGTTCCTTGGTTTTATTATGTTTAACGCATATTTAGGATATTGAATCTATAGAAGTAGGTGAAAGGCATGTCTATGAATCAACCGTCATATGATGCGAATGAAATTCAGGTCCTTGAGGGACTGGAAGCCGTACGGAAGCGTCCGGGGATGTACATCGGTTCTACCAGCGCCAAAGGTCTGCATCATTTGGTGTGGGAAGTAGTGGACAATAGTATTGACGAAGCACTTGCAGGATACTGTGACCATATCGAAGTGACGATTCATGAAGATAACAGCGTTACCGTCGTGGATAACGGGCGCGGAATTCCGGTCGGTGAGCATGCCAAAATGAAACGCCCTGCGCTTGAAGTCGTCATGACCGTACTTCACGCTGGCGGTAAATTCGGCGGCGGCGGTTATAAGGTATCGGGCGGTCTGCACGGTGTAGGGGTATCGGTCGTTAATGCCCTGTCCGAGAAAGTGGTCGTTACCGTTAAGCGTGACGGTCATATCCACCAGCAGGAATATCGCCGCGGTGCGCCGCAGTATGATCTGAAAGTCATCGGCACGACGGATGAGACGGGAACGACGGTTACGTTCCATCCAGACCCGGAAATTTTTACGGAAACGACCGTATACGACTATGAAACGCTGCTGACCCGTATTCGGGAGCTTGCTTTCTTGAACAAGGGAATCGGTCTTACGCTCACCGATGAGCGCACGGGGGCAACCAACTCATTCCTGTATGAGGGCGGAATTATCGAGTACGTATCTTTCCTCAACCAGAAGCGGGAAGTGCTTCACGAGAATCCGATTTACGTTGAAGGCTCACGCGATAATATCCAGGTAGAAGTGGCGTTGCAATACAACGACAACTATACCGAGAACATTTATTCTTTTGCCAACAACATCAACACTCATGAAGGTGGAACACACGAATCCGGATTCAAGAGCGCCCTTACCCGGATCATTAATGACTATGCACGCAAAACAGGCGTTATCAAGGACAGCGCGAGCAACCTGTCGGGAGATGACGTACGTGAGGGCCTGACTGCCATCATTTCGGTCAAAATCCCTGAACCGCAATTTGAGGGACAAACGAAAACCAAATTGGGCAATAGCGAAGTGCGCGGTGTCGTTGAATCCCTCTTCTCGGAGAAGCTGCAGGAGTTCCTGGAAGAAAACCCTTCTGTATCCCGCAGAATCCTGGAAAAAGGTCTGCAGGCTGCACGCGCTCGAGAAGCTGCGCGCAAAGCGCGTGAGCTGACCCGACGCAAGGGAGCGCTTGAGGTAAGCTCCTTGCCAGGGAAGCTGGCGGATTGCTCCTCCAAGGATGCTTCCATCAGCGAACTGTACATCGTCGAAGGGGATTCGGCGGGCGGATCGGCCAAACAAGGCCGGGATCGTCATTTTCAGGCCATCCTGCCATTGCGCGGTAAGATCCTGAACGTCGAAAAGGCGCGCCTTGACCGGATTTTGGGCAATGCAGAGATTCGGGCCATCATAACGGCAATGGGGACAGGAATCGGCGACGATTTCGATATTTCCAAAGCACGTTATCACAAAATCATTCTGATGACCGATGCCGATGTCGACGGTGCGCATATCCGGACACTATTGTTGACATTCCTGTACCGCTATATGCGCAAGATTATCGAAGCGGGCTATGTATACATTGCCCAACCGCCTTTGTTCAAAATCGAACGTAACAAGGTCATTCGCTACGCAGGTTCCGAGAAGGAACGTGATGAGATCATTGCAAGCTTCGGCGAGAACGTGAAAGTCAACGTCCAGCGTTATAAAGGTTTGGGCGAAATGAACGCAGAGCAGCTGTGGGAAACGACGATGGACCCTGAGAGCCGGACGATGCTTCAAGTATCCATCAATGATGCGATGCTTGCTGACGCCATGTTCGATACGCTGATGGGCGATAATGTCGAACCACGACGCGATTTCATTCAGGAAAATGCAAAATACGTTAAAAACTTGGACATTTAATTTCGTTGATTGCGAACGGCTTAATGACAAGGATATGGGGCGCCTGATGGCGCCCCTTTCACTTTGTGGTCATATAATCCGGTGGTGGCGTGCAATAGAGCAGACAGTCACTGTTTTTTGGACTTAGCGGCACTCGTTTTTAGCTGGCGTATTTGGCGGGCTGGCTTTGATTTTTTGGAAGGCAGTCTGCCATATGCGATGGCATAACGCTTAATCTTACGGTAGGTTTCTTTGTCGGGCAAAAGGCCGAATGCATAAATGCCGGGAAGTGTGTTGACTTCCAGAATCCAGGGTTGACCCGCTGGGTCCAGCGCAATATCAACGCCGATTTCTTTGATTCCGGGGTAGTACTTCCTCAGTTGCCGTGCAATCAGGACCCCTAAGATATTCAGTTCGTTGCGAAGCTGCTGATAGCGCTTTGGTGTGAAGTGAGGTTGTACGAGTTCCGCGAAGGTTGCGAGGCGTCCGCCGCCGTGAATGTTGGTTATGATTTTGCCGGGGGCGGCGACCCTGCCTAAGATACCGGTCGTTTCCCAGTTTCCTTTCAAGTTTTTTTGCGTCAGCACCCGGAGGTCGAAGGGCAAATCCTCATGTTTGAGCAGGGGGATGCCTTGCTGGATGATGTAATCATGGTTTTTGATCCGTTTTTGCAGTGCCGAATCCAAATCGTCCAGACTGTGATATGAAAACTGTTCCGTACCATGTTGCAGCTCGTAAGCAAAGGTTGGGAGTGCGGAGATTTGGGCTTGGAGGATTTCAGAATTTCCCTCGATTGTGGACAATTCGGACTGTCCGACGGCTTCATCTCCAGCAGCATCATGTCGGAAATCCTGAGGAACTTGGTAGGTACGAAGCGCTTTGACTCGCATAACTCCATTCCCATAGGTGCCACGATCGGGTTTGATATAGTTCGATTCAAATAAATTTAACATTTGTTCCAGGGTCTGGCGACTATATTGGCGGGTGACTGGAATATATGGGGCTATACCATGGTTACGCCGTAAAACTGCTGTCTTGGCCCATTTGCTGGAGACGCGCTGGATACTCAGAGGGCATCGTTCCTTTCTGTTGTAATCAGAATCGCGTGCAGGCAGAATTGCAGAGAAATCAAAGGACAATTGAGGATTTCAATGGTATAATAGAGAAATATGGCGTTTTGTGCGGTTTGCTGCACAATTTGCAGTTTAGTCTTGTGAATGGGAATGGCGAATGCCTGATGGAAGCAGTATAACTGCCGCTTTTTCTAGCATTGTATGTACAAATGCCGAGGAAGTAAGGGCTAACCCCCAAACTACCCCAAGTTCCCGGAAAAAGGCTAAAACCCAGCGGACGTTTAATTGTGTAACTTTTGTGAAAGTAATATAATAAAGAGTAGCGTTTTTGTGCGGTTTTAGCCTTGTTATGCTTTTCACATATAGTGATTGAATGGATTTGGAACGTTTGTTGAAGGTCAAGAAGGAGGTCCAGCATGGCGGAAGAAATGAACTCGCAGATAAAGGATCGGGATATTGGCGTCGAGATGCGTGAATCGTTTATGGACTACGCGATGAGCATCATCGTCAGCCGCGCGCTTCCTGATGTGCGTGACGGATTGAAGCCGGTGCACCGGCGGATTTTGTACGCA contains the following coding sequences:
- the dnaN gene encoding DNA polymerase III subunit beta, yielding MKISIMKSYLNESIQHVSKAISSRTTIPILSGIKFDVNHQGVTLTASDTDISIQSFIPLEDGDRSVVQVEQQGSVVLPAKFFVEIIKKLPSQEVHMEVKENFNTFISAGATEIQLVGLDPEEFPVLPSIEENQTVSIPGDLLKNMIKQTVFSISTHETTPILTGVLWSLADNELKFVATDRHRLATRSAMLDNAEGVRFSNVVISGKTLNELSKIVPDQNTLVDIVVADNQVLFKIDRVLFYSRILDGTYPDTSRIIPTSYKTELVLDTKKLSESIDRAYLLSREEKTNIVRMQTMENGSIEISSSSSELGKVREEIEPAEFTGDPLKISFNSKYMLDVLKVVESEQLMIAFTGVMSPIILKPMDDSHSLYVILPYRTTN
- the yaaA gene encoding S4 domain-containing protein YaaA, with the translated sequence MKRVTIRTDRTEYIKLDQFLKLADCVPTGGMAKALLQEGLVRVNNEPEERRGRKLYPGDIVEVDGEGTFEVAAE
- the recF gene encoding DNA replication/repair protein RecF, which gives rise to MFVKSIDLQQFRNYEHLRLDSFGPVNLLIGQNAQGKTNMAEAIFVLALTKSHRTSRDKELIRFGEERARLFAEVDKKYGAVQLELSLSQQGKKAKINGLEQRKLSDFIGALNVVMFAPEDLEIVKGTPGVRRRFLDMEIGQVAPGYLYHLQQYQKVLVQRNNLLKQLWGQGASAQTMLDIWNEQLAEHGVKIVKKRKQFIKKLQKWAETIHQGITGGGEVLKLAYVPSFGEAAEEDEAVLMDQFMIKLSQMKEQEIRRGTTLSGPHRDDLSFFINDREVQTYGSQGQQRTTALSLKLAEIELIHEEIGEYPVLLLDDVLSELDPFRQTQLIETFQSKVQTFITATGVESLNVDKLKDASIYHVHAGQVER
- a CDS encoding extracellular matrix/biofilm biosynthesis regulator RemA family protein → MYIHLGGEKIIRSSELVAIFDISIEKSSKISKQYVTHAEQEKTVEHIGEEEAKSIVVTKNIVYYSPISSATLKKRAHIFPDL
- the gyrB gene encoding DNA topoisomerase (ATP-hydrolyzing) subunit B is translated as MSMNQPSYDANEIQVLEGLEAVRKRPGMYIGSTSAKGLHHLVWEVVDNSIDEALAGYCDHIEVTIHEDNSVTVVDNGRGIPVGEHAKMKRPALEVVMTVLHAGGKFGGGGYKVSGGLHGVGVSVVNALSEKVVVTVKRDGHIHQQEYRRGAPQYDLKVIGTTDETGTTVTFHPDPEIFTETTVYDYETLLTRIRELAFLNKGIGLTLTDERTGATNSFLYEGGIIEYVSFLNQKREVLHENPIYVEGSRDNIQVEVALQYNDNYTENIYSFANNINTHEGGTHESGFKSALTRIINDYARKTGVIKDSASNLSGDDVREGLTAIISVKIPEPQFEGQTKTKLGNSEVRGVVESLFSEKLQEFLEENPSVSRRILEKGLQAARAREAARKARELTRRKGALEVSSLPGKLADCSSKDASISELYIVEGDSAGGSAKQGRDRHFQAILPLRGKILNVEKARLDRILGNAEIRAIITAMGTGIGDDFDISKARYHKIILMTDADVDGAHIRTLLLTFLYRYMRKIIEAGYVYIAQPPLFKIERNKVIRYAGSEKERDEIIASFGENVKVNVQRYKGLGEMNAEQLWETTMDPESRTMLQVSINDAMLADAMFDTLMGDNVEPRRDFIQENAKYVKNLDI
- a CDS encoding YheC/YheD family protein, producing MLPARDSDYNRKERCPLSIQRVSSKWAKTAVLRRNHGIAPYIPVTRQYSRQTLEQMLNLFESNYIKPDRGTYGNGVMRVKALRTYQVPQDFRHDAAGDEAVGQSELSTIEGNSEILQAQISALPTFAYELQHGTEQFSYHSLDDLDSALQKRIKNHDYIIQQGIPLLKHEDLPFDLRVLTQKNLKGNWETTGILGRVAAPGKIITNIHGGGRLATFAELVQPHFTPKRYQQLRNELNILGVLIARQLRKYYPGIKEIGVDIALDPAGQPWILEVNTLPGIYAFGLLPDKETYRKIKRYAIAYGRLPSKKSKPARQIRQLKTSAAKSKKQ